The segment AGAATTGGAAAGACGTTGTTCGCGAAGCTGACCGCGCAGCCAGCATCCGGCATGCACATGCCAGACGAGGACGACGAGGACGACGACGCGCCAGACCCAGAAGTGCCCCCCACGCTTCCGACGACCTTCGATGGATCGCCGTACTGAGGTATCTCCTCAGTGGCACATCCAGCGAACATCGCCGCAGGAACAGCTCCGGCAACAATTAGAAAGCGAGTGAGGTGATGCATCGGTTTTCGCTATGAGCCGCATCATAACCGCGCACGGCAAACCGGTACAAGCTATCGATCTTCGAGATCACGTTCGAGATTGCGCAATGCCGAAAGCACCTCATCAACCGACCGTGCACCTTCGAGACGCATCGCTTCTCCGCCATCGGCGTCGACGAGGATCGTCGTGGGAATGGCCTGCACCCGAAACTCGTCCGCCAAAAGCTCGGCATCCGGACCACCCGTGACATCGAGACGTAGCGGCACGAGCGCGAGCGGATGAAAAAGGATGCGCGGATCGGACCAAACGTCGCGATCCATCGCCAGCGCTCCAGCGGACCAATCGGCGCGCACGTAAACGACCAGCGGCAAACGTTCGCGCCGCGCACGTTCACGCGCATCGCGCGCGTTCGTTTCCCACGTCCAAACGCGACGTCTCGGTCGGTCCGTATCACCTTCGCCCGCGGGAGGAGCAGGCTGTCCGTACTCCGCAGCTGGCTCCTGTGGAACCGCCACGATCGGTGTCACGACGAGCGGTTCGGCTGGAGCGCACGAGGGAGCCCAGACAAACCCGAAGGTCGTCAGGACAATTCGTGGTGAAAGGGGACGATTGCGCGAGCGGCTCAAGTGACGCCGAAGCAGCGCGAGGTCACTTTTTCTTGGCCGAGCAACGCATGTTGCACATGAGGTCGGAGGGAGCGCAGCCGCATCCGCCCGACTTCGGAGCAGGCGCGGGCGCAGGCTTGGGGCCGGGCGCAGGACCCGTCGAAGGACCCGTCTTCTTCGTCGTCGTTCCGCCACCGGCAGTCTTGACAGGCGCCTTCGTCGCCTGAGCGACGGCCGATGCGCTTGCCTCGGGAGCGGCACTTTCCACTGGAGGCGGCGTAGCGGCGGGAGGCGCCGTGTCGAGCGGAGGGGGCGTCGCGGCTGCCACGGGCGTGGACGATGCCGCTGGGTCGACAGGCGGTGGACCGCTCGAAGCAATCATGAACACGCCAACCATCGCGCCGATCGCGACGACAGCACCGATGCCGATGAACAGCGGCGTGCGGTTTTTCTGAGGTTTGGCTGGTTCAGCCGTCGATACCGTCGGCGCGGCGGTCGCTGTCGTGAGTCCCGGGGCCGCCATCTGGAACAAGCCACCGGGATCATCGAGCAAGTTCGGCGTCGCTGGCGCCGCCGACTCTTTCGTTGCCGCAACACTTGCCGCGAGAGCTTTGAGGTCGATGAGACCCGAGTCTTCGGTGTTGAGCGGTTTCGACGAGCTCGATGACGAAGCGAGCGCACTCAAGCTCGGAGCACCGCTTCCACCCGAAGATGAAGCGACGCGTGAGGTGAGTGCACTGAGTGAGAACAGCGCCGATTGCTCTTCGTTGCCCGCTCCGATACGCGCAGGTGCCGGTGCTTTCGGTGCGGAAAACAGCGGTGCATCTGCTTGTGCGTCGGCACCGAACAAATCGCGTGACGCTCCTCGTCCACCTTCACGTTTTGCTGCTGGACGAGCTGGTTCTGGCGCTGCCGCCGCCGCTCCACCCCCTGCGGCATTGAGCGCCTCGGAAATCGCCTGGACCTGACCTAGAGGCTGCCAATCGGCCATGCCGTCGGCCCAGACGTACGTATCGCTTGAAATGGTCGAAGTTGTCACGGCTTGGACGAGCTCTTGCAGCGACATTGATCGCTGATCGCCCTCGGCAACGTTGACGAGATACGTCGGACCTTCGCCCGCGGCAGCGGCATCGGCTGCGGCGACGGCGGGATCCGAGGCGTTCGTCGTGGTCGCCCCGCTGCTGTTGACCAAGATCGTCGCGCCACACTTGCGGCACTTGATCTTGACGGTCTTCCCTTGGACTTTTTCGTCCGAAACCGTGTACTTCGACTGGCAAGAGTTGCAGGTGATCTTCATGTCGCGTGTAGCTCGGCGAGTCGACGGAGGTTCATATCAAGGATGGGGCAACCGAGTGTATCTCGATTGCGTCCGATTTCGGACACTTCCTGACGCATGAACATTGAAGAAGTTCGGATCTAGCGAAAAGAAGGGCCGAGGGGAAAATTCTTCGCTCTTCGGCCCAAGAACACACGATGCCGTGTGTTCGAATCCGATCACGTCGGCAAAACGCGCATGTTCAGCTCGCGAGGTGTTCGGGGCTCGATATCGCAGCAGGTGCAGCATCGGAGGGCGGTTGCACGTCACCCGATGCAGGCGGCGGTTGCTCGTCACATGCGTCGTTCGATGGCTCGGCCTCGGCAGCGTCCGGGGCTTCTTGCGCGCCCACATGCTCGCCGTACGCCTGCAGCTTGGAGTAAAGGCCTCGACGGCTGATTCCAAGCACCCGTGCGGCCCGCTGCTTGTTGCCTCGCACCGCTTCGAGCGTGAGCAAGATGAGCTTGCGTTCGGCATCCGCGAGGCGCGTTCCGACGGGCAATCGAAGCACCAGAGGGTGCTCCGCCGCATCGCGAGGTTCGACATCGGACGACGATGCCAACGTCACGCGCGACGGCACGGCAGGCAATGCGGATGAAGGTTGCGATATGGGCTCCGCGACGACATGCGAGCTCTCGATGCCCTCGTGTTCCACGGGTACGGATGGCGGAACCGCGGAAGACGCAGCCGGCTCCGCAACCGATTGCGGCTGCGGCTCTTGCTCCGCCGGCACGTGCACGACCGCTGCGTGCTCGATGTGCGGCGAGCTCGATCGACGCCCCGTTCGACGTTCGATGCGCCCTTGGCCAATCTGAACCTCTTCGGGCGCAACGACTTCACCGGCCGCGAAAAGCGCCGTCTGCTCGACGACGTTGCGCAACTCTCGAACGTTGCCCGGCCAGTCGTGCGCGTAGAGGCGCTGCACCGCTCCTTCGGAAAACTTCTTCGCAAACGTGCCGTAGCGCCGTGAATACTTCACGAGGAAACGTTCGGCGATCGGCAAGATGTCTTCGACGCGTTCACGCAGCGGAGGCAGCGTGATCGTGAAGACGTTGAGTCGATAGTAGAGATCTTCGCGAAAAACGTTCTCGTCGACGAGATCGAGCAAGTCCTTGTTCGTCGCCGCGACGATACGCACGTCGGCCTCGATCTCCTTTCGGCCGCCCACCCGCGTAAAACGGTACGTCTCGAGAACCCGGAGCAGGCTCACCTGAACAGCGGCATCCATGGTGCCGACTTCGTCGAGAAAAACCGTGCCCGTCGCGGCTGCCTCGAACTTGCCTTCGGCGGACGCGAATGCGCCGGTGAACGAGCCTTTCTCGTGCCCGAAGAGCTCGCTGCCAATGAGCTCGCGCGGAATCGCGCCCGTGTGCACTGGGACAAACGGCCCCGACTTGCGCGGACTGCGGTTGTGAATGGCGCGCGCAACGAGCTCTTTGCCCGTTCCGCTTTCGCCAACGATGAGCACGGGTGCCATCGTCGATGCAACGCGATCGATGCGGGCAAACACGTCGCGCATCGCCCGCGAACCACCCACCATCCCCTCGAACACGAGCGGGCTCGTGAGCGCGTCGTCGTCCTCACCCTCAGCCTCGCGAACGTTGTCCGAATGGAGCAACTCGCGCACGAGCGAGACGAGGCGTGCAGGATCGAGCGGCTTTTGCATGTAGTCCGCTGCGCCGAGCTTCAGCGCGTCGACGGCATTCGCAACCGAGCCCGACCCGGTCACGACGATGACGGCAGGCGCTGGATGCCGATGCGTTTCCTCATCCATCATCGGCGGAGCCAAACGACGCATGAGGTCCATGCCGGTCATCCCAGGCAAGTTCAGGTCGGTCACGAGTACGTCGGCCGGCGTGCGATGTTGAATCTCGAGCGCCTGTTCGCCGCTCGATGCGACGAACACATCGAGCCCTTCGTGACGCAATACGGCTTCGAGAATCGCGGCTTGATCCGGCTCATCCTCGACGAGTAGGACGCGACCAGGACCAGGGTGATGTCCCGTCGTCATCCGATGGGATCGATGCCCCACCCCCCTCGCTTGCACTGTCGCGCTCGCAGCCAAACGTCCCCCTCCTC is part of the Polyangiaceae bacterium genome and harbors:
- a CDS encoding thioredoxin family protein, with amino-acid sequence MTPIVAVPQEPAAEYGQPAPPAGEGDTDRPRRRVWTWETNARDARERARRERLPLVVYVRADWSAGALAMDRDVWSDPRILFHPLALVPLRLDVTGGPDAELLADEFRVQAIPTTILVDADGGEAMRLEGARSVDEVLSALRNLERDLEDR
- a CDS encoding zinc-ribbon domain-containing protein, whose product is MKITCNSCQSKYTVSDEKVQGKTVKIKCRKCGATILVNSSGATTTNASDPAVAAADAAAAGEGPTYLVNVAEGDQRSMSLQELVQAVTTSTISSDTYVWADGMADWQPLGQVQAISEALNAAGGGAAAAAPEPARPAAKREGGRGASRDLFGADAQADAPLFSAPKAPAPARIGAGNEEQSALFSLSALTSRVASSSGGSGAPSLSALASSSSSSKPLNTEDSGLIDLKALAASVAATKESAAPATPNLLDDPGGLFQMAAPGLTTATAAPTVSTAEPAKPQKNRTPLFIGIGAVVAIGAMVGVFMIASSGPPPVDPAASSTPVAAATPPPLDTAPPAATPPPVESAAPEASASAVAQATKAPVKTAGGGTTTKKTGPSTGPAPGPKPAPAPAPKSGGCGCAPSDLMCNMRCSAKKK
- a CDS encoding sigma-54-dependent Fis family transcriptional regulator, which gives rise to MTTGHHPGPGRVLLVEDEPDQAAILEAVLRHEGLDVFVASSGEQALEIQHRTPADVLVTDLNLPGMTGMDLMRRLAPPMMDEETHRHPAPAVIVVTGSGSVANAVDALKLGAADYMQKPLDPARLVSLVRELLHSDNVREAEGEDDDALTSPLVFEGMVGGSRAMRDVFARIDRVASTMAPVLIVGESGTGKELVARAIHNRSPRKSGPFVPVHTGAIPRELIGSELFGHEKGSFTGAFASAEGKFEAAATGTVFLDEVGTMDAAVQVSLLRVLETYRFTRVGGRKEIEADVRIVAATNKDLLDLVDENVFREDLYYRLNVFTITLPPLRERVEDILPIAERFLVKYSRRYGTFAKKFSEGAVQRLYAHDWPGNVRELRNVVEQTALFAAGEVVAPEEVQIGQGRIERRTGRRSSSPHIEHAAVVHVPAEQEPQPQSVAEPAASSAVPPSVPVEHEGIESSHVVAEPISQPSSALPAVPSRVTLASSSDVEPRDAAEHPLVLRLPVGTRLADAERKLILLTLEAVRGNKQRAARVLGISRRGLYSKLQAYGEHVGAQEAPDAAEAEPSNDACDEQPPPASGDVQPPSDAAPAAISSPEHLAS